A window of the Diceros bicornis minor isolate mBicDic1 chromosome 12, mDicBic1.mat.cur, whole genome shotgun sequence genome harbors these coding sequences:
- the RHOB gene encoding rho-related GTP-binding protein RhoB, translating to MAAIRKKLVVVGDGACGKTCLLIVFSKDEFPEVYVPTVFENYVADIEVDGKQVELALWDTAGQEDYDRLRPLSYPDTDVILMCFSVDSPDSLENIPEKWVPEVKHFCPNVPIILVANKKDLRSDEHVRTELARMKQEPVRTDDGRAMAVRIQAYDYLECSAKTKEGVREVFETATRAALQKRYGSQNGCINCCKVL from the coding sequence ATGGCGGCCATCCGCAAGAAGCTGGTGGTGGTGGGCGACGGCGCGTGCGGCAAGACGTGCCTGCTGATCGTGTTCAGTAAGGACGAGTTCCCCGAGGTGTACGTGCCCACCGTCTTTGAGAACTATGTGGCCGACATCGAGGTGGACGGCAAGCAAGTGGAGCTGGCGCTGTGGGATACGGCGGGCCAGGAGGACTACGACCGCCTGCGGCCTCTCTCTTACCCGGACACCGATGTGATCCTCATGTGCTTCTCAGTGGACAGCCCGGATTCGCTGGAGAACATCCCCGAGAAGTGGGTGCCCGAGGTGAAGCACTTCTGCCCCAACGTGCCCATTATCCTGGTGGCCAACAAGAAAGACCTGCGCAGCGACGAGCACGTCCGCACAGAGCTGGCCCGCATGAAGCAGGAACCCGTGCGCACGGATGACGGCCGCGCCATGGCCGTGCGCATCCAAGCCTACGACTACCTCGAGTGCTCGGCCAAGACCAAGGAGGGCGTGCGCGAGGTGTTCGAGACGGCCACGCGCGCCGCGCTGCAGAAGCGCTACGGCTCCCAGAACGGCTGCATCAACTGCTGCAAGGTGCTATGA